The DNA segment AAAGGCTTTGCGGAGACTTTTACCATCTTCGTCGAAATAGTTGGATGTGAGGCTGTCTTCTTGAAAATTAAAAGCATAATAATCGTCGCCCCGGTGATGAAAAAGTGCCGCTTCAATGGAGTTTATACCAACAGAAGTTGAATCTACGTAATTCTCGGTGTACATTACTTTAAAATAGTCACCTCTTTCAATACCAAAAAAATCGACTGTCCATGCATAAATATCGGATAATTCCAGCGCCAATAATGGACTGGTATTATTTTCTGTCATGGCGTTCCACAATGAAGAGTTTATTTGTCCGGACGCTGTTTTTTGTATTCTTTTCACTTCTTTTTTCCCCTTGGAGAAGGTGATTGAATCGTTCAGTTGGTAAACGATATAGTTTATTTTATCTATCTCATATACAAAATAGGCGGCGGTATGTAAACTATCCTTATTAAGAAAAACATGGTATGGATTACCTACTTTTATTTTTTTTACATCGAAGGTGTCTTTGCTTTTGTGTGCCAATAAATCAATTTGTTTGTAGGGTATGTTGTATTTAAGCAGGATGGATGCCAGGAATTCGTTTCTCTTTACCCTATTACGTTCTACGATAAAAGAGTCTACGGGTAAACCAAACTTTAGGTTGATAGGCTCCTTCTCTTTAACGAGGGTAGTTGAATCAACGGATGTTTTTTTGCTTTCGCTCTTTTTGTCGGATGAGCAACTTACCACTGTGGAGATGATAATGAGTAACAATAGATATTGAAATGGTGTTTTTTTGAGAGTTATATGCATCATGCTTTTAAAAATTGTATTGTGTTTTGCAGTTTGATATCGCAAGTTATCACATCAAACGAATAAATCAAGAGAGAAATTGTCGATTTCTGGCAAAAAGTTTTAAAAAAGATGAATATGAACGATCTTTCCATTGTACAGTAATTTTATCATCCTTTAATTCTGTCAAAACCTTTACCAAAAACATTAGAGACATTTCCCATTGTTACAAAGGCCTCCGGATCGACATCCTTTATGATTTTTAGTAGGATAGAGGATGTGCGTTTTTTTGAGATGACCAATAATATTTTTCGGTGCTCCCGGGTATAGCCACCAATACTGTCAATCATCGTTACGCCTTTATTACCTACTGTGATTATTTGATCCATCATTGTTTCGTATTTGTCTGTGATGATAAATATTTGTACGGTTTGTTTGTTGCCGGATATTATCATGTCAATACAGTAGCTATAAATGGCCATTGATATTAAGCCGTACATAATTTTTTCAATGTCCTGAAAAACGATATAACTAGTGGAAATAATGACAATGTCGAAAGTGAGTAGGAGACGTCCTAAGCTGTAATTTTTATATTTATTTATGATCATGGCAATGATTTCGGTGCCACCCGTACTGCCTCCGTTGATAAATAAAATAGCGGTGCCCCCACCTCCTAATACAGCACCAATTAATGTAGCCATAAAAATATCGCTGACTACAGGTTCAGTAAAGTGCTTGGTGAGTATGGATAACATGGTTGAAAATAAGACGATGCAGTAAACCGTTTTTATACCGTAGGACAGACCTAATATTTTTACGGCGAGCAATATCAATAAGGCATTGATAATTAGTGAAGTGATGCCGATATCCCATCCCCATAGAAAATAGAAGGTGCTGGATAATCCGGTGATTCCGCCACCAACAATGTCTGAAGGAATAAGAAATCCTGCCCATCCAAGGCTTGAAACGCACACTGCAAAGGTGAGTATTACATATATCTTTAGCTCATTAAATACTTTTGTTGATTCCATAAACATAGAAATTTATCAGACATTAATTATTTTTCAAAAGCGACTACCTAATGATTGTTTTATGATTTATTTTGTGTTTACCCATTTGCTTAACATGTTTATTTGTACTTGCCATTGAATACTTGGAATAATCAACTATACCTTAAGTTGGTCGAATCCTCTACCGTAAACACCCGAAACGGTTCCCATGGTTACAAAGGCATCAGGATCAATGTCTTTGATGATGCGAAAAAGGATGGTAGAGGTTCGTTTCTTGGAGATTACCATTAATACCTTTTTTTCATCTCCAGTGTAGGCACCTATGCCATCAAGTATGGTACAACCTTTTTCCGTTTTAGCAATTATACTATCAGCTATTCTTTTATATTTTTCGCTAATAATGAATAACTGAACGGTTTGTTTATTGCC comes from the Saccharicrinis fermentans DSM 9555 = JCM 21142 genome and includes:
- a CDS encoding M23 family metallopeptidase, translating into MMHITLKKTPFQYLLLLIIISTVVSCSSDKKSESKKTSVDSTTLVKEKEPINLKFGLPVDSFIVERNRVKRNEFLASILLKYNIPYKQIDLLAHKSKDTFDVKKIKVGNPYHVFLNKDSLHTAAYFVYEIDKINYIVYQLNDSITFSKGKKEVKRIQKTASGQINSSLWNAMTENNTSPLLALELSDIYAWTVDFFGIERGDYFKVMYTENYVDSTSVGINSIEAALFHHRGDDYYAFNFQEDSLTSNYFDEDGKSLRKAFLKAPLKFSRISSRFSNSRYHPVLKIRRPHHGVDYAAPKGTHVFSIGDGRIIAKGYQAKGGGNYLKIKHNSVYTTVYMHLNGFAKGIVKGKKVKQGELIAYVGSTGLSTGPHLDFRVFKNGKPIDPLKVKAPPVEPVKKEDMRRFKEFYKPLKESIDNLSLPVKQ
- a CDS encoding YitT family protein, translated to MESTKVFNELKIYVILTFAVCVSSLGWAGFLIPSDIVGGGITGLSSTFYFLWGWDIGITSLIINALLILLAVKILGLSYGIKTVYCIVLFSTMLSILTKHFTEPVVSDIFMATLIGAVLGGGGTAILFINGGSTGGTEIIAMIINKYKNYSLGRLLLTFDIVIISTSYIVFQDIEKIMYGLISMAIYSYCIDMIISGNKQTVQIFIITDKYETMMDQIITVGNKGVTMIDSIGGYTREHRKILLVISKKRTSSILLKIIKDVDPEAFVTMGNVSNVFGKGFDRIKG